In one window of bacterium DNA:
- the secG gene encoding preprotein translocase subunit SecG translates to MYLFFLIFHVVISVLLITAVLLQSGKGSSLSNIFGGGGMETVFGAETSAILNRITTIFAILFIINSIVLATVPGKLTTKSIIKQEALKEQVAPTPTPTPPPAPDAVNE, encoded by the coding sequence ATGTATCTTTTTTTTCTTATTTTTCACGTTGTTATTTCAGTGTTACTTATTACAGCAGTATTGCTTCAATCAGGTAAAGGGTCTTCACTATCAAATATTTTTGGCGGTGGTGGAATGGAAACAGTTTTTGGAGCGGAAACATCAGCAATTTTAAATAGAATAACAACAATTTTTGCCATTCTTTTTATAATCAACTCAATAGTTCTTGCTACTGTTCCGGGGAAACTTACTACCAAAAGTATAATTAAACAAGAAGCCCTCAAGGAACAGGTTGCTCCAACTCCGACTCCTACTCCGCCACCTGCTCCTGACGCTGTGAATGAGTGA
- the gap gene encoding type I glyceraldehyde-3-phosphate dehydrogenase, translating into MMKVGINGFGRIGKLVLRASLEKNFPEVEFVAINDIADTKTLAHLFKYDSNYGTFTGEIVAKEDALVINGKEYKVFSEKNPSDIRWDEKGVDVVVESTGFFTEAEKAKGHLANGVKKVLISAPAKGEDITIVLGVNEQDYDPSKHTVLSNASCTTNCLAPVVKVLDEVFGVAKGLMTTIHSYTNDQRILDLPHKDPRRARAGAVSMIPTSTGAAIAIGKVIPSLKGKLDGYSMRVPTPTVSVVDLVAELKNSASVESVNSAFKKASETTLKDILGYSDEPLVSKDYVKDPHSAVIDSLSTYIVERNLIKVLAWYDNEWAYSCRVVDLLKYMAGKQ; encoded by the coding sequence ATTATGAAGGTAGGAATTAATGGTTTTGGAAGAATTGGAAAGCTTGTTTTGAGAGCCTCTCTTGAAAAAAATTTTCCCGAGGTAGAGTTTGTAGCAATTAATGATATTGCTGATACAAAAACTCTTGCTCACCTGTTCAAATATGATTCAAACTATGGAACATTTACAGGGGAAATTGTAGCAAAAGAAGATGCACTTGTAATTAATGGAAAAGAATACAAAGTCTTTTCTGAAAAAAATCCCTCTGATATTCGCTGGGATGAAAAAGGTGTTGATGTTGTTGTAGAATCAACTGGCTTTTTTACAGAAGCAGAAAAAGCTAAAGGACATTTAGCAAATGGAGTTAAGAAGGTCTTGATTTCTGCACCGGCTAAAGGTGAAGATATTACAATAGTTTTAGGTGTAAACGAACAAGATTATGACCCTTCGAAACATACTGTTCTTTCAAACGCTTCTTGTACAACAAACTGTCTTGCACCTGTAGTTAAGGTTCTTGACGAAGTTTTTGGTGTTGCGAAAGGACTTATGACAACAATACATTCATATACAAACGACCAGAGAATTCTTGACCTTCCACATAAAGATCCCAGAAGAGCGAGAGCTGGCGCTGTATCAATGATTCCTACGAGCACCGGTGCGGCAATAGCGATTGGGAAGGTTATACCATCTCTTAAAGGTAAACTTGATGGTTATTCAATGAGAGTACCCACACCAACAGTTTCTGTTGTTGACCTTGTTGCAGAACTCAAAAACTCAGCAAGTGTTGAAAGTGTAAACTCTGCTTTCAAAAAAGCAAGTGAGACCACATTGAAAGATATCTTAGGATATTCCGATGAACCTCTTGTATCAAAAGATTATGTAAAAGACCCTCATTCTGCAGTAATTGATTCACTATCCACATACATTGTAGAAAGAAATTTAATAAAGGTTTTGGCTTGGTACGACAATGAGTGGGCATATAGTTGCAGAGTTGTTGACTTGCTAAAATATATGGCTGGTAAACAATAA
- a CDS encoding serine/threonine protein phosphatase produces the protein MSKYVRLPEEGYIVFVGDTHGDYITTKTIIKNYLNRKDYYILMLGDYIDRGKDSQKNLDFLLKVYEEHKNIFLLAGNHEMHSIRKCSPSDFWNSITDEKKEEYNKKLLTLPLVAVGNGFIALHGALPKISNLKEIQDIKNGDDNWTRIVWGDFREKKGGELGNFLGRPKFGKDYFETIMSNLKLNVLIRGHDPLAPEKMFDNRCLTLFTSSAYKKERKIAISRLDKEIKSINDIKILSFDRLEN, from the coding sequence ATGTCTAAATATGTCAGGCTTCCAGAAGAAGGATATATTGTTTTTGTTGGAGATACCCACGGTGACTATATAACAACCAAAACAATAATCAAAAATTACTTGAATAGAAAAGATTATTATATTCTAATGCTCGGGGACTATATAGACAGAGGGAAAGATTCTCAAAAAAATCTTGATTTTCTGCTTAAAGTTTACGAGGAACATAAAAACATTTTTCTTCTTGCGGGCAACCACGAAATGCATTCAATAAGAAAATGTTCTCCTTCAGATTTTTGGAACTCTATTACTGATGAAAAAAAGGAAGAGTATAACAAAAAACTTTTAACACTTCCTCTTGTTGCAGTAGGTAACGGTTTTATAGCTCTTCATGGAGCTTTACCTAAAATATCTAATTTAAAAGAGATACAAGATATTAAAAACGGGGATGATAACTGGACAAGAATCGTATGGGGAGATTTTAGAGAAAAAAAAGGCGGAGAACTTGGGAATTTCCTTGGCAGACCAAAGTTTGGAAAAGACTATTTTGAAACAATTATGAGTAATCTTAAACTTAACGTGTTAATTAGAGGACACGACCCACTTGCTCCAGAAAAAATGTTTGATAATAGATGCTTAACTCTTTTTACTTCATCTGCCTACAAAAAAGAAAGAAAGATTGCTATAAGCAGGCTTGATAAAGAGATTAAAAGTATAAACGATATAAAAATACTCTCTTTTGATAGATTGGAAAATTGA
- a CDS encoding LptF/LptG family permease: protein MESKIKKNYISKEFIINLGFSFAIFAFLFSMRALLKIFQILSKGTFSAVPIFVLFILTFFTTFNHIIPLAFLYSSMALFARLSMDRELLVFSSSGISSLKVLRPIIIFAVVGTLFLLVFDLFLLPEISFKQRNLLQNLKLKNPLSLIQEKNVINGIPGITIYFGKVYKDFRLEDISIIYTENQTVNFLNANSGSLSYDRKQNKLLFKLSNGNIVSRPNEGAITNLSFKQYSFLYSLPTEFISVQSEPKISERHLTYLLSEYGVDEKIEVNKRIIFGIMPFLFIFIGSGLGYRVRQKNKVLHIGLGGIVGMLFFQLIFVGELLAKKIGTPYLIWASMLLSVILVVSLWKKEC, encoded by the coding sequence ATGGAATCAAAAATTAAAAAAAACTATATATCAAAAGAGTTTATTATAAATTTAGGGTTTTCTTTTGCAATTTTTGCTTTTCTATTTTCGATGAGAGCCCTGCTAAAGATATTCCAGATATTATCAAAAGGAACTTTTTCTGCAGTGCCAATATTTGTTCTTTTTATTTTAACTTTTTTTACTACTTTTAATCATATCATACCTCTTGCGTTTTTATACTCTTCTATGGCTCTGTTTGCCAGGTTATCTATGGATAGGGAACTTTTGGTTTTTTCTTCTTCTGGCATTTCTTCTCTCAAGGTTTTAAGACCGATTATTATTTTTGCTGTAGTAGGCACTCTTTTTTTACTTGTTTTTGACCTTTTTTTGTTGCCAGAAATTAGTTTTAAACAGAGAAACCTGCTCCAAAATTTAAAACTTAAAAACCCGTTATCTCTTATTCAAGAAAAAAATGTTATAAACGGAATACCTGGTATAACAATATATTTTGGTAAGGTGTATAAAGATTTCAGGTTGGAAGATATATCAATTATTTATACCGAAAACCAGACAGTAAATTTTCTTAACGCTAACTCTGGTTCACTCTCTTATGATAGAAAACAGAATAAACTTCTTTTCAAACTTTCTAATGGGAATATTGTTAGTCGTCCTAATGAGGGCGCAATAACTAACCTTAGTTTTAAACAATATTCTTTTTTATATTCTTTACCAACAGAGTTTATTTCAGTTCAAAGTGAACCTAAAATATCTGAACGACATTTAACCTACCTGCTATCAGAGTACGGGGTTGATGAAAAGATAGAGGTTAATAAGAGAATAATTTTTGGAATAATGCCGTTTCTTTTTATATTTATTGGTTCTGGTTTAGGGTATAGAGTAAGGCAAAAAAACAAGGTTTTACATATAGGTTTGGGAGGTATTGTTGGGATGCTATTTTTTCAACTTATTTTTGTGGGAGAATTGTTAGCAAAAAAAATCGGTACCCCTTACCTTATTTGGGCCTCTATGCTTCTTTCTGTTATACTGGTTGTATCACTTTGGAAAAAAGAATGTTAA
- a CDS encoding phosphoglycerate kinase, protein MELHTIEDKSYKGKRVFLRVDFNVPLDNGNITDDTRIKAALPTINYLLKEGASIIVGSHLGRPKGKVVPEMSLKPVQERLSALLNKKVNFVVDILGGETKKISSKLKEGEILLLENLRFYKEEEDGDENFAKKLASLTDCYVNDAFGTCHRKHASIYQITEHFSSVACGYLIQKETKALSVLIDNPPKPFLLILGGAKVLDKIGMIKNLLDKVDTIITGGIMAYTFIKAKNLEVGSSKVEFDAIPEAKEVIKEVKRRHLKLHTPLDHIATDKISVDSNFSPTNRGKIPLDKIGVDIGPKAIQEYTGFINSSKSIFWNGPMGIFEIEPFANGTMKIAQAVASSDAFSVIGGGDSVAAINKAGVSDKVSHICTGGGASLEFLEKGILPGIEVLKK, encoded by the coding sequence ATGGAACTTCATACTATTGAAGACAAGAGTTATAAAGGCAAACGTGTTTTTTTAAGGGTAGATTTTAATGTACCGCTCGATAATGGAAATATAACCGATGATACAAGAATAAAGGCGGCTTTACCAACAATTAATTATCTTCTTAAAGAAGGTGCTTCAATTATTGTTGGTTCTCACCTTGGTAGACCTAAAGGGAAAGTTGTCCCTGAAATGAGTTTGAAACCTGTACAAGAGAGGTTATCTGCTCTACTTAACAAAAAAGTAAACTTTGTTGTAGATATTCTTGGAGGCGAGACCAAAAAGATATCTTCCAAACTAAAAGAAGGTGAAATTCTGCTTCTTGAAAATTTAAGATTTTATAAAGAGGAAGAAGATGGTGATGAGAATTTTGCAAAAAAACTTGCATCTCTTACAGATTGTTATGTGAACGACGCATTTGGAACCTGCCATAGAAAACACGCTTCAATATATCAGATAACAGAGCATTTCTCTTCTGTTGCTTGTGGTTACCTTATACAGAAAGAAACCAAGGCTTTATCTGTGCTTATTGATAACCCACCAAAACCTTTTCTTCTTATACTTGGTGGTGCAAAAGTGCTTGACAAGATAGGTATGATTAAAAACCTTCTTGATAAGGTTGATACTATAATTACTGGAGGTATAATGGCGTATACCTTCATTAAAGCAAAAAATTTGGAGGTAGGTAGTTCTAAAGTTGAATTTGACGCAATCCCTGAAGCAAAAGAAGTTATTAAAGAAGTTAAAAGAAGACATCTAAAACTACATACTCCGCTCGACCATATTGCTACAGATAAGATATCAGTTGATTCTAACTTTTCTCCCACAAACAGAGGTAAAATACCTTTAGACAAAATTGGTGTGGATATTGGTCCAAAAGCCATTCAAGAGTACACAGGTTTTATAAATAGTTCTAAATCAATTTTTTGGAATGGTCCTATGGGAATTTTTGAAATTGAACCGTTTGCTAATGGTACTATGAAGATAGCCCAAGCGGTAGCCTCATCAGATGCGTTTTCTGTTATTGGTGGAGGCGATTCTGTTGCAGCAATAAACAAAGCAGGTGTTTCTGATAAAGTGTCTCATATATGTACAGGTGGAGGAGCTTCTTTAGAATTTCTGGAGAAGGGGATACTTCCTGGAATTGAAGTATTAAAAAAATAG
- a CDS encoding ABC transporter substrate-binding protein, with amino-acid sequence MIKNIFTFTIISVLLFCGCGIKKKRENFQNNLVLSVSGDPKSFNPIIAKETSTTAITRFLFEGLIETDGLTLEIKPSLAKSWKVDKNGKKWRFFLRQDVKWHDGKDFTADDVIFTFNNLIYNPDIPTSSRDIFSIEGKPIKVTKIDTYTVEFELPEKFAPFLRLLGHEILPKHKLENSVEKGIFNSSWGVNEKPENIVGTGPFFLKEYIPAEWVILDKNPLYWKTDTTSTRLPYLDRIVLFILADTNIALLKFKVGEIDLVNVRGQDYPLLKPYEEKNNFKLFELGPSLGSEFITLNQNSTSPLPEHKKKWFQNRNFRQSVAYAIDKESIIRNVYGGFGANQDGPMNVSCGFFYNSNLTKYEFNINKSKELLKREGFFWKNGNLFDNKENPVEFTILTNSNNFERVQLASIIQNDLEQLGMKINLLPIEFNTLVTKLNVTKDWESVIIGLTGGIEPHNGKNVWHSKGQLHLWNMGVETPKDWEKRLDRIFEDGAKLLDEQDRKNLYDEWQHIVNRELPVIYTASPLSMTAVRNKFGNIKPSVYGGVIHNIEEIYVK; translated from the coding sequence ATGATTAAAAATATTTTCACCTTCACAATAATATCGGTTCTACTATTTTGTGGCTGTGGTATTAAAAAAAAGAGAGAGAACTTTCAAAACAATCTTGTCTTATCTGTATCAGGAGACCCCAAATCCTTTAACCCAATAATTGCAAAAGAGACCAGCACTACAGCTATAACCAGATTCTTATTTGAAGGTTTAATTGAAACAGACGGTTTAACATTAGAGATAAAACCTTCGTTAGCAAAAAGTTGGAAGGTTGATAAGAACGGCAAAAAATGGCGTTTCTTTCTTAGGCAAGACGTAAAATGGCACGATGGCAAAGATTTTACTGCCGATGATGTTATTTTTACCTTTAATAACCTTATATATAACCCTGATATCCCAACAAGTAGCAGAGATATTTTTTCAATAGAAGGAAAACCCATAAAAGTAACAAAAATTGATACATATACAGTAGAATTTGAGTTACCAGAAAAATTTGCTCCATTTTTGCGGCTTTTAGGGCACGAAATTCTCCCAAAACATAAACTTGAAAACTCTGTTGAAAAAGGTATTTTTAACAGTTCTTGGGGAGTTAATGAAAAACCAGAAAATATTGTTGGAACAGGTCCATTCTTTTTAAAAGAATATATACCAGCTGAATGGGTTATACTTGATAAGAACCCTTTATACTGGAAAACAGACACAACAAGTACAAGATTACCTTATTTAGACAGGATAGTTCTTTTTATACTTGCAGACACAAACATAGCTCTCTTAAAGTTTAAAGTTGGAGAGATAGATTTAGTCAACGTTAGAGGGCAAGATTACCCACTATTAAAGCCGTATGAAGAGAAGAATAATTTTAAACTTTTTGAGTTAGGTCCATCTCTCGGGTCAGAATTTATTACATTAAACCAAAATTCTACTTCTCCTTTACCTGAGCATAAAAAAAAGTGGTTTCAGAACAGAAATTTCAGGCAATCTGTTGCTTACGCAATAGATAAAGAATCTATAATACGAAACGTGTATGGGGGGTTTGGAGCTAACCAAGACGGACCTATGAATGTTTCTTGCGGTTTTTTTTATAACTCGAACCTTACAAAATATGAGTTTAACATTAATAAATCAAAAGAACTACTTAAAAGAGAAGGATTCTTTTGGAAAAATGGGAACTTATTTGACAATAAAGAGAACCCTGTAGAATTTACAATACTTACAAACAGCAACAATTTTGAAAGAGTTCAGTTAGCAAGTATCATCCAGAACGATCTGGAACAACTTGGAATGAAGATAAACCTTTTACCTATCGAGTTTAACACACTTGTTACAAAACTTAATGTTACTAAAGACTGGGAATCCGTTATAATAGGTCTTACAGGAGGAATAGAACCTCATAACGGGAAAAATGTTTGGCATAGCAAAGGTCAGTTACACCTTTGGAATATGGGTGTTGAGACACCAAAAGATTGGGAAAAAAGACTTGATAGAATCTTTGAAGATGGTGCAAAACTACTCGACGAACAAGATAGGAAAAATCTTTACGATGAATGGCAACATATAGTAAATAGAGAATTACCAGTCATTTACACTGCCAGCCCTTTATCTATGACTGCTGTAAGAAACAAGTTTGGTAACATCAAACCCTCTGTTTATGGAGGGGTTATACATAACATTGAAGAGATATAC
- a CDS encoding serine/threonine protein kinase yields MRIKDFGGYKLEEVIGGGLNTRIYKAHSSLAKPPYEHTVAIKTLNLKSNNYKENRKLAHQFEREAEISMSLNHPNIIKVHNFGKYNNQYAIIMEHISGSNFKEVLYNIEKLPFKLLLKICYEAGKGLAFIHKNNIVHKDVKPDNILVNKDFTIIKITDFGIAKLPKRFWHKDIFPKSGTITKYGIINYIAPEQTLGKADYCSDIYSFGVTMDEIITAKFLYPEQEEKNKEDYFQRLDGPSFKKKKGQQDILCADIPVTEDFKNIIRRATHPNCVLRYTSMEELLYDLKKLL; encoded by the coding sequence ATGAGAATTAAAGATTTTGGCGGTTATAAATTAGAAGAAGTTATTGGTGGCGGGTTGAACACCCGCATTTATAAAGCTCACTCGTCTCTTGCTAAACCACCTTACGAACATACCGTTGCAATAAAAACCTTAAACTTAAAATCTAACAATTATAAAGAAAACAGAAAACTTGCACATCAATTTGAAAGGGAAGCAGAGATATCAATGTCTCTTAATCATCCCAACATCATCAAGGTACATAACTTTGGGAAGTACAACAACCAGTATGCAATTATTATGGAACACATTTCTGGTTCAAACTTTAAGGAAGTTCTTTATAATATTGAGAAATTACCTTTTAAACTACTTCTCAAAATATGTTATGAAGCAGGGAAAGGGTTGGCGTTTATACACAAAAACAATATTGTTCACAAAGATGTTAAACCAGACAATATCCTTGTTAACAAAGATTTTACGATTATTAAAATAACCGATTTTGGTATTGCAAAATTACCAAAAAGGTTTTGGCATAAAGATATATTTCCTAAAAGTGGAACTATTACTAAATACGGAATAATCAACTATATAGCGCCTGAACAAACACTCGGAAAAGCTGATTACTGTTCAGATATATACAGTTTTGGTGTTACAATGGATGAGATAATAACTGCAAAGTTCTTATATCCTGAGCAAGAAGAAAAAAACAAGGAAGATTATTTTCAACGTCTTGATGGACCATCTTTTAAAAAGAAAAAAGGACAACAAGATATACTTTGTGCAGATATCCCTGTAACAGAAGATTTTAAAAATATCATAAGAAGGGCAACACATCCAAACTGTGTTTTAAGATACACGTCTATGGAAGAACTTCTTTATGATCTAAAAAAATTACTATGA
- the tpiA gene encoding triose-phosphate isomerase — translation MKKTLIAGNWKMYKTPTEAVEFLNNLMTKKLLYDDREILVCPSFTSLYPASQVLQKTSSIKLGAQNVCCQKEGAFTGEVSAIMLKDIGVEYAICGHSERRQLFGEEDGIVNKKIKMALQFDICPILCIGETLEERNTNKTYDIIKGQLTNSLNEVSGSSEFVVAYEPVWAIGTGLSATPEQAEEVHLYIRKLLEEMFGKETAQNIRLLYGGSVKPDNVDSLMRQNNIDGVLVGGASLDVDFFARIIDYK, via the coding sequence ATGAAAAAAACACTAATAGCAGGAAATTGGAAGATGTACAAAACTCCAACAGAAGCAGTAGAATTTTTAAATAATTTAATGACAAAAAAACTACTATATGACGATAGAGAAATACTTGTCTGCCCTTCTTTTACTTCACTTTATCCTGCATCTCAAGTATTACAGAAAACTTCTTCAATCAAGTTAGGTGCACAGAATGTTTGTTGCCAAAAAGAAGGAGCCTTTACAGGAGAAGTTTCTGCCATAATGCTTAAAGATATTGGAGTTGAATACGCAATCTGTGGACATTCAGAAAGAAGACAACTCTTTGGCGAAGAAGATGGGATAGTGAACAAGAAAATTAAGATGGCTCTCCAGTTTGATATCTGTCCAATATTATGTATTGGGGAGACCCTTGAAGAAAGAAATACCAACAAAACCTATGATATTATAAAAGGGCAACTTACCAACTCACTTAATGAAGTTAGTGGTAGTTCAGAATTTGTGGTTGCTTACGAACCTGTTTGGGCAATAGGAACAGGACTCTCTGCAACACCTGAACAAGCAGAAGAGGTTCACCTTTATATAAGAAAACTTCTTGAAGAAATGTTCGGCAAAGAAACAGCACAAAATATACGGCTACTCTATGGTGGTAGCGTTAAACCAGACAATGTAGATTCACTTATGCGTCAGAACAATATCGACGGGGTTCTTGTGGGAGGCGCAAGTTTGGATGTAGATTTTTTTGCAAGAATTATAGATTATAAATAG
- a CDS encoding ComF family protein — protein sequence MSIRKKNFKHFDTKCIYCKEKKILNQYGFCSPCFKYITVIENLPKVDKYHIFKYEGPIKEIIQDLKYRRKKFLAKQLANIIFTHIQKGSIKEFDFIIPVPLHWRKEFKRGFNQSALISVYLGVKLKKKTLLGVLVKNKNTLSQTNLTFSERKLNIKNAFIVRKPPLIKGKQLLLLDDVYTSGATVNEAKKTLISVGASEVIILTLARV from the coding sequence ATGTCTATAAGAAAAAAAAATTTTAAACATTTTGATACAAAATGTATCTACTGCAAAGAAAAAAAGATATTAAACCAATATGGGTTTTGTTCACCCTGTTTTAAGTATATAACAGTTATTGAAAACCTTCCAAAAGTTGATAAATATCATATCTTTAAATACGAAGGACCTATCAAGGAGATTATTCAAGACTTAAAATATAGAAGAAAAAAGTTTTTAGCTAAACAACTGGCTAACATTATATTTACACACATCCAAAAAGGCAGTATCAAAGAATTTGATTTTATAATCCCTGTCCCTTTACATTGGAGGAAAGAGTTCAAAAGAGGGTTTAACCAATCGGCTCTTATCTCTGTTTATCTTGGTGTAAAATTAAAGAAAAAAACTCTTTTAGGTGTACTGGTAAAAAATAAGAACACGTTATCTCAAACCAACCTTACTTTTAGTGAGAGGAAACTAAATATAAAGAATGCCTTTATAGTTAGAAAACCACCACTTATAAAAGGAAAACAACTGCTACTTCTTGACGATGTTTACACCAGTGGGGCTACAGTTAATGAAGCAAAAAAAACTCTTATTTCTGTTGGAGCATCAGAGGTAATTATCCTAACATTGGCAAGAGTTTAA